A segment of the Echinicola strongylocentroti genome:
GTGAAGGGTGTCAAGAAATAGACTAGGATTAGGAAGGTTTCTTATGGCACCATTAAGCTGAGCTAATGCTCTACTAGCCTTAATGGTTTTAGTTAGTATCTCTTTAGTTTCTAAATCTGCTCTAGGCGGAAGAAGAAGTAGATTGTTATAAGGTTGAGATTTATTGAAGTCGTTCATAACGAGAGTAACTTTGCACTTGAACTTTATTCGAGGGTAAAAACACTAATTATCCCGGTTTATGCATTAGGAATCGTGATGAGGTTTGAAACTACAAGAAAATCAGGCTGTTTGGAGATTGAGGCATAGCACCGCTATGGTGAAATCGAAAACAGCAGCGAAGCGACTGATTTTGAAGTAGGTTCATACCGCAATAGAT
Coding sequences within it:
- a CDS encoding Fic/DOC family N-terminal domain-containing protein, which translates into the protein MNDFNKSQPYNNLLLLPPRADLETKEILTKTIKASRALAQLNGAIRNLPNPSLFLDTLHLQEAKPN